In Ciona intestinalis chromosome 7, KH, whole genome shotgun sequence, the genomic window tgcatatttctataaatgaaacttatttatactcgcaTGGTTGGcagtgacagtcgttatttcGTTATTACATAggtgtgtggctgataatttgtacaagccattagtgaccactgggttggagcaataatTATTGGTTCTTGTCAAAGAACATATACGGCTAATAGTAGCAGCACCGAGACTCGAACATGCCACCTAATTGTTCTTCATTGTTAACTTAACAATCGTCATTGTGACAGCTGATCATCGGGTTCAAAAGTTCAAGTTTCTCCGGTTCATATTGTCAACACAAGGTGTCGTGGCAGAGCAGTTCAACTTGTCGACGTCTCGGGGTgctcattatgacgtcatgcgaAGCATCGGTATGtctgtttgtgacgtcatagaacgATAAATTATTATCCCGAAACAAATCTTCTGgctactttattttttctggctatttttcaacaattgtttgtttaaaacaaacaaccacTAGAATATATTGACATTGGATTTTAAAAAccacaaaaattacaaaacctcACATTCCAGACTGGTATAATGGTGATTATGACGACATATCGTCTCTATGCCGTCATAAAGCCGTGGAAGGTTGGTCACATACGACCTCTAGTGACCGCGCTGTGGATGGGGATGGTTTGGGTTCTTAGTTTCGTCATCGCTGTGATTCCTAATGTCATCGATGACgaatttgtgacgtcattggtcGTCAACAGAAACGGGTTGACGTATTTTGGCTCAGAAGTCGTTTCCAAGGatacaatgacgtcattcctGAAGAAGGCGTGCGCGATcgttcatgacgtcacaactaAACCGAAGGTCGATAACTTATgagtatgacgtaacaagcgcATTTATTCTTAACTAGGTCTCTAAAACAAGACGCACCAATGATGATGGTTCAAGTTTTCAACCGAAATGTTTGAAAGAAAAATCGTAAAACACATATGgctttcatgtttttattgaaactatTCTTAAACTCTTATTCTTAcaggtatgtgacgtcatgaatgGTACGTTTGTGACGTGGAACGACATCAACAAAGGTTTGGGCGAAATGTTTCCTGAGATTGAGTTGGTTGGGAATATCGGCTACTTTGGCAAACATGGCGTCTGTTTGCCAACTTTCTTTCCAACTGTGAAAGATGGGATGACAGGAAGGGCCAAGATTTATACTGGATTTGTAATGGGGGTCAATTTTGTGGCGTTTATATACATTGCATGCGTGTATTTGATGGTGTGGGCTAAGTCTTCAAAGCTCGGGAAAAGAAGAGGAGCTGGCGGGAACGAGAAGCTTAAATCCCCGCGGACTGTTGCGGAAAAGCGCCTTCTTAGTATGCATAAGCGTATAGCTCGTTTGGTGCTTTCAGATTTTTGCTGTTGGATCCCGGCGTGTATTGTGAGCTTCTGCGGGATTTCAGGCGTTGATCTCCCGCAGTGGGTTTATCCTTTCACCGCCGTTGTTCTGCTACCGATTAACAGCGCCCTGAACCCGCTTCTTTACTCTGATGTTATACAGACTGCAGCTTCGAATTTAACATCTAGAATTTTTGGGCGATTCCGCGGGAAATCAAGCCCTCCTATCCCCGCCAACAGCCTCAGCCAGTTTCGACGTTATTCTGTCACCGGGAGAACAGACCAAGCTATTATGACGACaaaaataatgacgtcaccgaaCAATGGAAAACTTTTGAGAGTTAACAATGGAAATGCTGAGTCAGCAAATCATGAATCAGCATTAAAAGTAACAACAAGTTTGAAAACTATTATTTAAACCTcacgtgttttaacgactgtagttctactgctaattcccttcgttgtttcaattaatttgatcttcgctattgtattcaaaactttaaattacaatttaagttacagacatcatatatatatattagatacATATGATGCATTTTTTTCGCACAATTTCTGCTTCGACTGTTAACATGCGACCTTTACATCTTTCATATTCTTGCTCTCTGTCCCCATCTAGCGAGACATCCTCGTCGCCGaaaagacgaaataaatttcattcccTCACCTTCCAACGTTAATTACCCTCCCCGCTTCTCGTTGATTGCCTCGCGCATAAAACGCCGCCTTTGCTACGCGCGCCAGTCACACCACGCTGCAGTTTGGATGAAGCACCAGCAGATTGGGATTATGTGCGTTCCTACTACAAGGCTTGAGTTAAGTATTTGATTACTTGCATTGCTATTATATTACTAACCATTATATGCACCACTactaactatatatagtaactatatttatatcatatattatactaacatagtaatgtgccttgtgtttaactattattattattaacattatcTTTCATTCTAGAATCTAGATACAGGTATCAGCGAtctctttattacgtcactcgcATTTTGACGTCTGTTCGTGTTTGCTATTTAATCTTAAATTACGTCACCATGCCTATTCGTTACGTCaatgtttattacgtcactcgcGACGTTGCGTTCGCTGTAGCCGCTACGTCACAATATTCGTTATCCTGCTTCGCGTTTCACAAACTCTATTATCGCGGTTAGCCAGTTACGTCACTTATAcgcttgtgatgtcacaatacgTTTTATTTACTAGTGCGTTTCgcgattttttttcaatggggccccatgcgcgttttgcgtcgacgcaaggcacattacttgtatattctaattatatttgcgctatgagcgcgaagcaataagattaaaaaattggtaaagtataaattggcattattacgtacataagctcTTTTCTAGAAACTTCGATGatctgacgtcacagaagcagtgatgacgtaacaagaaCCTGCTtcgtaagttcattgtttcgccataaaagtaaattgttttaaagtttgtttcacAGATTAtgggtatgtgacgtcacagagaaaTCCGCCATCACCGAAGAATTGTGTTCaaggtgattatgacgtaacatagtTTAAGATGATTTCGTAACAATGCTGATTGTTGCAGATGGAAAAAGACGAGAAAAAAAGCGCAAggtaatttatattcaaaccAATATATAGTTAAGCACGTAGTGTTGTAGCTTGCCCTTTAGTtctgataaaaacaaaaacattttattagagttttatgtttattattatatagtaagttggggaaagacgggacacctttagcacatgatatccaaatatcctgatcgtgttttaaacaattaacaatggtatatgggagccgtgaggattcggttttataattccttgaattcTCTGATTACTACGAAATATATAAGACGacaaaatcgaatgaaaaggtattccatcttaccccagttTATTATACATTCCAAGTTAAcgaatgttatttttagatGAAAAACAAAGAAGAAGACGCCAATATAAAGATGTCGGTTTGAGGTGTTTGTAGGCTTAAGTGTGTATAGGCCTACTATAAGTGTGTATAGGCTTAGTATAGGTGTGTACGCGCGAagaaagaagatcaaagacgCCGACAAAGGATGTCGGTTTCAGGTGGTTTAGGCTTAGTGTTTAAGTATGAGtgtgtttgtttgtgttaGCTGGTGCACTCATACAGTGATGCCAGCTATTTTTTGCTGGgtctaatgttgccagctatgtCCCCAAGCACTTTTTCGTGCTTCTTCAtgtatttgaaacaaatgtaaagGAATTGTTGCAACAATCTTACTTGATAAAGATTAGCATCTACTGTAATGTTCATTCCTTCCCGAGTGTTTTATCTGTCGGGACTTGAATCTTACAGTGGTTTTGTATTGTCTTGGTTTGCTTTGCGAGAACTCTGTCTTGGTACACAtatactcgagtaatatcaaCGCGCAgtgtaatatatacattaacttttaattcCCTTTTAATcgatttaaataatttaactttaaatgtttacccaacgagttttttaattaaacacataACATCGCGTATGGCGTAATTtggacgatggccacgtcacaattacgcttCACGTCGATGCGGTGGGTCAGCAACgtcatgaccctgcgttcggtgcggttacgtcacggtCGGTTTAGTTACGTTACAGCTGCGGGTTTGTtacgtggacgtcgccgcTTTGCGGTACGTAACAGCCACAGTATGTCGTAACGGTCGATGTGGTGCGTAACAGCcggacgatattatattgtgtgaagatacgacgagGGTATCGCGGTACCAGGATGTTTTCTTAATAAGCGATCGGGTGATGCAGGGCCATTGTTGGCTTTGACTCCTTGCAGGTGGGCACTTGGTAGCGTGCGCACTGCGGGGCTTTTGTATAAGATTGTTGTAGCTTTTCGTTTGTCGGTGTTTCAATGATCATGTTGCGCTTCTTATATGCTTGTTGGTGTGACTGAGTTTATTGTTGcgctgtattatttttgtcaatgggtttcttttccttgctttgggtaaggtctatccagcaaagggtttctcaccagagtagaaacccactaccattggctgggggcttgtcgtgccgtagtggcttttcaccaacgccagccacacaaactatgaaggtattttaatcctgtttttattttacagaagtAACCAATATTACAGCGCCACCACCCGGACATAATATGAAAATTCTGTACCGCTTGGTGTCAAATAGATATTCTATTAAACTCTTGTATTATgctgcaaaatttaaaaataaaatttaatatcttCTAAACAGTGTTGTTTTAGCCAAattgactttaaaataacatttatttattttgtttacaaaaagtttaaaattgtaaaaggCTAAAAAACGGGAATGTGGACTCAGAATTATAGATGtcatatataaatttatactatttctatgcgGCTTCCATGTTAGCTTTggaaaaaaagcaaatataaagattttaaattcaactttGAGACAAAACTAgttattttccatttttttattgttaaattatgACGCGCACGTTAAAAATACCGAATGTtagcaagttacatttctaAAGATTGAAATATTTCTCCGAATTCGTATGAGTAACGTTTTTAAACATGCTGTATACGTTTACTATCGTTGTCATGACGTAATTTGTGTGAAGCAGTTCCAACATTAGGTTTTAGTTTGTTGAAAAGGTGTAGTACATAAAGCAAAGTTattgtattaaattatttcatattaaaaacGTTCTTCGTATGTGAAAACATGTTTGCTGTTACAGGTGTCAGGTGTGCTGAAAGATTGCTTGTTTGggataaaagtttttaaactttatgtttttagttttgcaGAGATAAAACCtgaataatttaaagttgattttaaatatttaaataaaatgtcgTATAACGGCATCGGACTAAACACTGTCCGTGGTAGTGGAACAAATGGGTACGTGCAGCGTAATTTATCGACTATACGGCGAGTTAAAGATCGGAGCGAGTTTAAAACTGACGAGGATTTCAAACAACTCGATTCTAGGATGGAGAAGAAACCGAACGCAGAGTTGATTCTCCATGGGTTGAAGAGGAGAGTGGAAGTGAAGTGTATGGAGTTGAGAGATTTGATGGAAGAGCAGGGTTACGAGGAAGAGGAGATCGATAAGAAGGTTGGGACGTATCGGAAGATGCTGAGCGAGAGTAAAGAGACGATCGGGGGGAAGGAGGACGCGACAGGGAGGCCGATACTTACCGAGACGCACCAGATTGCCGAGATGAAAGAAAAGGAGAATGAGGTTTTGAGAGCCGCGTTTGGGATAAGGAAAGATTATGTGAAGGGGAGCGCGTTTGTTGGAAATAATCCTCTGCAGAAGAAAGAGGAGGAAGTGGAGAATAATAAGATGATCAGGTCCCCGAGTGAATCCCCGCCTCCCAAGGAAgcaaaaaagaagaagaagaaaaaagtgAAACGAAAATCGAAAAAATCTCACAAGAAAAATTCTTCATCTGACAGCGAGTCTGAAAGTGAGgtcgaaaaaaagaaaaaatctcgAAAGAAGAAACGAAAGAAATCCGTTAGTGAGAGCAGATCAGATGAAGATGTTCGAAGATCAAAGAAGTCAAAAGATAAATCAAGGAGGGATGCAAGCGCTTCCAGAAGAAAGGAAGAAAAATCCCGACGAAAGAAAAATAGTCCTGATGTAAATGAAGAGGAATTGAAGATCAAACGGAATTACATCAGCGGTGTTTCGCCTGTTGATCCTTACCAACGGCCTGTGAAAAAGGCCCCGttggtaaaaaagaaaaaacgcGCTGAATCCTTGGAAAGATCTTCGAGTAGTGATGGGAGTCCTCCACCTCCCAAGAGGAGATCTCCTGTGAGGAGCAGGGATCATGGGGAGTGGAGACGAAGAGATGGAAGATCAGGTTCGATGAGTCGAAGGAGGAAGTCCGTTGATGTTGGGAGATCGGATAAAGATCTTCATCCTAGGAGGCGAGGTAAAAGATCGCCGAGAAAACGAGATGAGTCGCCAAAGAGACGAGATCATGCGTCGCCACAGAGACAGAAACGGTCACCACCACTTAAGCGGGAAGAATCACCAACAAGGAAACAAGATCTTTCGTCGACTCGGCAACAACGAGAAGACCAATCTTCGTCACGAAAACGTGGTCGATCGTCTCCAAGGAAACAAGAAGAAACATCGCcacaaaaacatgaaaaagttAAAGCAAAAATTATCCGGCAAGTATCTAGCTCTTCGTCATCATCTAGTGGCGAGGATGACGCAAGATCTTCGAAGAAACATTCCAAGAAAAAAGTTGCTActaagaagaagaagaaagagTCTTCTTCCGGTAGTGATGATTCATCCCAAGATGAAGTAAAAAGAGGTGAGAAAGATGGCTCATCTAGTTCGGAAGAAGATGTTGAGGTGCGTCGTAAATCACCTGGGATGAAACGTACATCACTTGAAAGGTATCGTGATTCTCGTGAAAGGAATCGAGAATCACATCGCAGAACTGCAGAATCACGTGAGAGAAATCGTGGTTCTGGTGAGAAGATGCCAGAATCACGTGAAAGAAATCATGAAAGAAAGGAAACGAAAGAAAAAAGAGATCTCTCACATGAAAGAAATGTTTCACGTGAGAGAAAGTCGGAATCAAATGAGAGAGAACCTGAAtccaaagaaaaaagaaatctCTCGcataatagaaataataaatcgCGTGAGAGAAATCAAAACAGGAAAGAGTCCAGAGGAAAAAGAAGTGTCTCACGTGAGAGAAATCGTGCCCCACCTGAGAGAAAACATGAGAGAAaagaaattaaagaaaaaagggATCTCTCACATGATAGGAATAAGTCACGCGAGAGAAAACCGGAATCAAAAGAACAAAGGCGAGAATCCCatgaaacaaaagttaaaccTTCACGTGATCGTAAACGTCATGAATCACCGATGAAGAAGGTAAGGCACAGATCTTCTTCCAGTTCCTCATCATCTAGTTCTTCTGGATCGGACAGTGATGCTCATTCCTCCTCATCAAGTAGCTCAAGTAACTCCTCCAGTGGTTCTCCTCAAAGATTATCCAAGAAGCAACAAAAATCTTCATCTCCAAAATCTCAGGAGGTGAGGAGAAATAAAAGTCCTTTGAGAAGATCAAGAGATGAGAGGAAACCTCAACAGAAGATGAAGTCACCATCGCAAAGTCCTCCACCTCGGAAACGAAAATCTCCCGTAAGGAAGAAGTCCTCAAGTCCTCCGGATCAAAGAAGCAAGTCCCCTATCCGGAGGAAAGAAGATTCAGATGACTCCGAAGATTCAAAGATCCCTCCAAAGATGTACAGCTCGCCAAAACGAAGTCCGGAGCCAAAACGGAGGCGAGAAGAAAGTCCTGTCCGGCGACGAAGATCAAGAAGTCCATATCGAGGTCGCAGGTCACCTGGAGGACCAGGGAGGAGAGGAGGCTATCCTAGAAGGTGGTCACCTCGTCGAAGATCAAGGTCCCCTCGTCGGAGGACCCGTTCTCCTCGAAGAAGATTCGGAAACCCGAGATCCGAGGATCGGAGACGATCAAGATCGCCACGAAGATCTCCCAACAGAAGACGAAGATCGCCAGAGGATAGAAAGGTATCCCCAGATCGGAAGAAAACCTCCGAAAACAGGCGAAGATCGTCGCGATCGTTAAGTTACTCCCCCCTCCGTAAACGACCCGGAATCGCCGCAACCTCCGATTCATCATCAGATTCCTCTTCTTCCTCATCATCCTCTTCATCTGAGGATTAGGTCCTGATGTTGGGAATCGCACCCCACCATCGCGGAAGAAACAatgatttttaattcaacttttgtaaaaattgtgaaacttaaactttttttatttttttcatttttaaaaatttaaattttttgtgaaaatttcGACCTATAACTTCGATTTCttggttaatattttttctatgttGCCATTCATgagtaattgttaaaactgcCCGTTTTTcctgtttgtttataaaactacaacttttatttttatcactaATTCgaaaacaatgttaattatgatgtcataaatacTACCCGATccaaatatttgtaaacaataaCGTTTGTGATGTATTAGAGAAGTTAggatagtgatgtcataatgagcTTACCCCAACCTTACCACCAACGCCACCATAGCGCCGGAAACCAATCGAAACGACGAACTGCTAGCCAGGGAGGATCACTGGATGTTGGCGAAACATCTTCAGGGAGGAGACGACCGGGATCCGAGTCCGATGTCCTCGAGTCAAGGGGAGCTGATGTCACTCTTCGCCACCAGGTGGGGTTAAAGTGTTGGAAATAactgatttatatttattctccgcgattttgtatttattgctgTAAGGTGCAGGAGAAAATTCCTGTAAGGTGCAGGAgaaaaaaagagtaaaaatttttgttcACGAAGTGGAAAGGATCGAAGCCACTGAATACCAAATAGCCAAAATCTTGCTTCAACTCATGAAGTGGGGTGCAGCCGTTTGTTAATGTTTGCAATCGTACTGTTTTTCgtaatttttattgcaataaaaaataaaaaattaaatatattatatatatatattttctgaAAGGCAATGACAGCCTTGTCATCTGGTGGAGAGGGTAATTTATTGGAACAGTTTTTTTTGGGAAATAAGTTGGATCCAATCAATTTAACAAATTTCTGTTATTTCCGCTACAGACGTAATGTAATTGTCTTTTTACTCTAGTTTAAAAACcttaatcttttttattccaacgtttcgtctgttATACAGCAAACATCACCAGCGTTAGATTCAACCCCAATCTACAACAAGTGTATTGTGATTGTAACTTAGGTACCATACATTACCATACATTGTATCTTATCGCAACTAAACTGATATTTTCTCCCAGGACTCCCTAATGTTGGCTTACCATCATCGGCCGTCAGTTGTAGCTTCACACAACACAGCACTTGGTAAGTATAGCTTGGAAGTTTGGATATTGAAAAAGCTTCCCTATAGTGTGGGTCGTGTTTGTGTCTATATGCCACCAACAGACCAAAATATCAACCACATTATTCTCTTCCAATttgaaactatattttaaatagtcatagataataaataaacataaatggctcgttgttTGTCTGGTAGGTGTAGCGACCTCGCTTATTTCAAttaaacgactgttgttttgtagcTAGATCCTGTCTTTCCATTTTGTATACTACCCTAACGTTCATGACAAAAAGACACAagcagtggtgcagccaggggggtttagggtgtcgcgaccccccccccaaaaattatatatataattgaaaaaatatatttttgcttACCACCCCCCAGCTGGGTTAAACGCACCCATACGACAAACGAAGCCAGTTCATGTTTGGACACAAACGGAGGTTTGTAAATGGTTGAAACGCCATCTACCTGAGGACCAAGCTCATTATACTGAGTTATTTGCATACCATGATATCACAGGTACCATTGTTATGTCATTATTGTTGTTGTGGTTACAGTTATTACCTCCCGATCAGAGGATgctaggttcaaggcttggtgCTGttgcgggcgtatgtgtccttgtgcaagacagctaacggcaattgccccATACCAGGGGTCATTACTGAGTTGTCTAATTTATCAGCCatcagaaaaacaatcacctacaaagttacatacgtggtaactcataagcggacacgaggtgtatgaaacagaacacccgtgttataacgactgtcgttaccccaccatgcgaggataaataagctacatacgtgttaacttgtaagttggcacgaggtgaataaaacagatcacccgtgttatattgaCAGTCATTGCCGgaccatgcgaagataaataagttacatacacttCACTCCACGCAGGCAAAACTTTGCTTGGTTTGAACGAAATCAAACTAACACGAATGGGAGTTTGTGATACTggacatagaaacaatatattgcaTGAGATATTAAAGCTGCAGATGAAAGATTACATGCAATGTTTCAAAGGGTTGCAGACCGGTGGGTTGACTTTATATAGTTGTGTGGTTATCGGGTGATTATTCAGTGGAGAATCTTTTCTCAACATAGGATACaggaattttatttataaaaagtcagTTCTTACCTTGTATGCGTTTTTGTATCGCTGATGCTTTGggttttgttgcaaaacaaaTGGTGCAGACAGTTTCTAAAAGGctggttttcatttttatattttgttaaataatttttaaacccgttttttttactttcagCTGGTATGTTTGATATACAATGagggttgtgatgtcatagttggaAGTTGTGTTGTCATAGTTGgaagttgtgatgtcatcgttGGAAGTTTTGATGTCATCGTTGGAAGTTTTGATGTCATCGTTGGAAGttttgatgtcataatgaaagttgtgatgtcatattgaaagttgtgatgtcataatgaaagttgtgatgtcatattgaaagttgtgatgtcatattgaaagttgtgatgtcataatgaaagTTGTGATGTCAAATTGaaagttgtgatgtcatattgtggattgtgatgtcatagtggggATTATGATGCAATACTGCCATATT contains:
- the LOC100185034 gene encoding sterile alpha motif domain-containing protein 12-like isoform X1; the encoded protein is MSLPQPYHQRHHSAGNQSKRRTASQGGSLDVGETSSGRRRPGSESDVLESRGADVTLRHQDSLMLAYHHRPSVVASHNTALAGLNAPIRQTKPVHVWTQTEVCKWLKRHLPEDQAHYTELFAYHDITGKTLLGLNEIKLTRMGVCDTGHRNNILHEILKLQMKDYMQCFKGLQTAGMFDIQ
- the LOC100187419 gene encoding serine/arginine repetitive matrix protein 2, with protein sequence MSYNGIGLNTVRGSGTNGYVQRNLSTIRRVKDRSEFKTDEDFKQLDSRMEKKPNAELILHGLKRRVEVKCMELRDLMEEQGYEEEEIDKKVGTYRKMLSESKETIGGKEDATGRPILTETHQIAEMKEKENEVLRAAFGIRKDYVKGSAFVGNNPLQKKEEEVENNKMIRSPSESPPPKEAKKKKKKKVKRKSKKSHKKNSSSDSESESEVEKKKKSRKKKRKKSVSESRSDEDVRRSKKSKDKSRRDASASRRKEEKSRRKKNSPDVNEEELKIKRNYISGVSPVDPYQRPVKKAPLVKKKKRAESLERSSSSDGSPPPPKRRSPVRSRDHGEWRRRDGRSGSMSRRRKSVDVGRSDKDLHPRRRGKRSPRKRDESPKRRDHASPQRQKRSPPLKREESPTRKQDLSSTRQQREDQSSSRKRGRSSPRKQEETSPQKHEKVKAKIIRQVSSSSSSSSGEDDARSSKKHSKKKVATKKKKKESSSGSDDSSQDEVKRGEKDGSSSSEEDVEVRRKSPGMKRTSLERYRDSRERNRESHRRTAESRERNRGSGEKMPESRERNHERNVSRERKSESNEREPESKEKRNLSHNRNNKSRERNQNRKESRGKRSVSRERNRAPPERKHERKEIKEKRDLSHDRNKSRERKPESKEQRRESHETKVKPSRDRKRHESPMKKVRHRSSSSSSSSSSSGSDSDAHSSSSSSSSNSSSGSPQRLSKKQQKSSSPKSQEVRRNKSPLRRSRDERKPQQKMKSPSQSPPPRKRKSPVRKKSSSPPDQRSKSPIRRKEDSDDSEDSKIPPKMYSSPKRSPEPKRRREESPVRRRRSRSPYRGRRSPGGPGRRGGYPRRWSPRRRSRSPRRRTRSPRRRFGNPRSEDRRRSRSPRRSPNRRRRSPEDRKVSPDRKKTSENRRRSSRSLSYSPLRKRPGIAATSDSSSDSSSSSSSSSSED
- the LOC100185034 gene encoding sterile alpha motif domain-containing protein 10-like isoform X2, whose amino-acid sequence is MSLPQPYHQRHHSAGNQSKRRTASQGGSLDVGETSSGRRRPGSESDVLESRGADVTLRHQDSLMLAYHHRPSVVASHNTALAGLNAPIRQTKPVHVWTQTEVCKWLKRHLPEDQAHYTELFAYHDITAGMFDIQ